A genomic segment from uncultured Vibrio sp. encodes:
- a CDS encoding adenosine deaminase, which yields MAKKSSKKLEKEKKQSEQNNAAIKQKTRRRIEDIMEQREFDKLFDL from the coding sequence ATGGCTAAAAAAAGTAGCAAAAAATTAGAAAAAGAAAAGAAACAATCTGAGCAAAATAATGCAGCGATTAAACAAAAAACTCGACGCCGTATTGAAGATATTATGGAACAAAGAGAATTCGATAAATTATTTGACCTCTAA
- a CDS encoding diacylglycerol kinase: MKPGKTGIRRVMDATGYSLQGLKAAWINEAAFRQELLLTATLTISAFFLPVTTLERVLMIGSLLLVLIVELINSAIEAVVDRVSDDWHELSGRAKDIGSAAVFVALLLALLVWASFLL, encoded by the coding sequence TTGAAACCAGGAAAAACAGGCATTCGCCGAGTCATGGACGCGACCGGTTATTCACTTCAAGGATTGAAAGCGGCTTGGATTAATGAAGCTGCGTTTAGGCAAGAATTACTCCTTACAGCAACTCTCACTATCAGCGCCTTCTTTTTGCCCGTCACAACATTAGAAAGAGTACTAATGATCGGCAGTTTATTGTTGGTCCTAATTGTCGAATTAATTAATTCCGCCATAGAAGCGGTTGTTGATCGTGTCAGTGATGACTGGCATGAATTGAGTGGTCGCGCCAAAGATATTGGCTCTGCCGCTGTATTTGTTGCTTTATTACTCGCCCTTTTAGTTTGGGCATCGTTTTTGCTTTAG
- a CDS encoding triacylglycerol lipase — MKIIILHGLYMHGLVMQPLSQKLRKLGYETQVLSYNTVSINEHALFDSIDHALNPLTTNVLVGHSLGGLMIKRYLANRKPTSSLISHVIAIGSPLKGASIVSRIQDLGLGAILGNSPHHGLNKHDDIWDFPQKLGSIAGTLPVGARPLLIRDDNTMSDGTVTVEETRLEGMQDHIEVKQTHTSLIYNTFVPEQIDHFIRTDFFRR; from the coding sequence ATGAAAATCATCATTCTACATGGTCTTTATATGCACGGGCTGGTGATGCAGCCTCTAAGCCAAAAGCTACGTAAATTGGGTTATGAGACTCAAGTACTCAGTTACAATACCGTATCGATAAATGAACACGCACTGTTTGATTCAATAGACCATGCTCTCAATCCACTTACGACCAATGTACTCGTTGGGCACAGCTTGGGTGGTTTGATGATTAAGCGTTATTTGGCGAACAGAAAACCCACTTCAAGCCTGATTTCTCACGTTATCGCCATTGGCTCGCCACTAAAGGGGGCGTCAATTGTCTCTCGTATCCAAGACCTTGGATTGGGCGCTATTTTGGGCAATTCGCCTCATCATGGTTTAAACAAACACGACGACATCTGGGACTTCCCTCAAAAACTTGGGAGTATCGCAGGTACACTCCCTGTCGGGGCTCGTCCTTTACTTATTCGCGATGATAACACCATGTCCGACGGCACCGTGACCGTAGAGGAAACTCGTTTAGAAGGGATGCAGGATCATATTGAGGTCAAACAGACGCATACCAGCCTGATCTACAATACCTTCGTTCCTGAGCAAATTGATCATTTTATTCGTACCGACTTTTTTCGTCGGTAG
- a CDS encoding phosphoethanolamine--lipid A transferase, producing MKTVDLQNEGISYVAFTFLLAFYFALVVNIPIYKELIGILSRLDNVKIGFIITIPIFFIAALNFLFNLFSWPWIGKPFFILLLILSSMVSYASFNYGTLFDYGMIANIIETDTSEASSYFSTYSALWVLLMGIVPALIVVNAKLRPLSSQYLRFSITKLISMIASLAVIAGIAALYYQDYASVGRNNSYLKKMIIPTQFVYSTAGYVKKNYLTTPEPYREIGTEAKQSAAALTQAQKKPTLLVFVVGETARSQNYQLNGYGRKTNPYTSKLDVISFQDFASCGTATAVSLPCMFSQLTHHNFDRSKADNQDNVLDIMQRAGIDLMWKENDGGDKHVAHKIKKVVVDRKKTDQWCNGNTCYDMALLDNFEQEIDSMEGNRVVTLHLIGSHGPTYFQRYPKDKAFFQPDCPRADIENCSVEQIVNSYDNTIRYTDYVLEQAIEKLTTLEDEYNTALVYLSDHGESLGENGMFLHGMPYSLAPDTQKRVPFMMWMSPSFKQAKQLDTDCLTQEAQSVGKYSQDNVFHSLLGIMDVQTNAYDGALDIFKTCRTPNA from the coding sequence ATGAAGACCGTTGATTTGCAGAATGAAGGAATCTCTTACGTTGCCTTTACTTTCTTGTTAGCGTTTTATTTTGCGCTTGTCGTCAATATCCCGATTTATAAAGAACTCATTGGGATATTATCTCGCCTCGATAATGTTAAAATTGGCTTTATCATCACCATCCCAATTTTCTTTATCGCTGCACTCAATTTCTTGTTTAATTTGTTCAGTTGGCCATGGATAGGAAAGCCGTTTTTTATCCTGCTGCTCATACTGTCAAGCATGGTTAGCTATGCCAGCTTCAACTACGGTACGCTGTTCGACTACGGCATGATCGCCAATATTATTGAAACAGATACCAGCGAAGCCAGTTCCTACTTTAGTACTTATTCCGCCCTGTGGGTGCTACTAATGGGGATTGTCCCAGCATTGATTGTGGTCAACGCAAAGCTGCGTCCATTAAGTAGCCAATATTTGCGTTTTTCAATCACCAAGTTGATTTCAATGATCGCTTCTCTTGCTGTTATTGCGGGCATTGCAGCGTTGTACTACCAAGACTATGCATCGGTAGGAAGAAACAACAGCTATCTGAAAAAAATGATTATCCCAACTCAGTTCGTCTACAGTACCGCGGGATACGTGAAAAAAAATTACCTTACGACTCCGGAGCCTTATCGCGAGATTGGTACCGAGGCCAAACAGTCCGCAGCAGCTTTAACACAAGCACAGAAAAAGCCAACGCTGTTAGTCTTTGTTGTCGGTGAAACTGCTCGCTCGCAGAATTATCAACTCAATGGTTATGGGCGCAAAACTAACCCCTACACCAGTAAGCTAGACGTGATTTCGTTTCAGGATTTTGCTTCCTGTGGAACAGCCACAGCGGTATCGCTTCCGTGTATGTTTTCCCAACTGACACACCATAACTTTGACCGTAGTAAAGCAGACAATCAAGATAATGTGTTAGATATTATGCAACGAGCGGGCATAGACCTGATGTGGAAAGAAAACGATGGCGGTGATAAACACGTCGCACACAAAATCAAAAAGGTCGTGGTAGACAGAAAGAAAACCGACCAATGGTGCAATGGCAATACGTGCTACGATATGGCGCTTCTAGACAACTTTGAGCAAGAAATAGATAGTATGGAGGGTAACCGAGTCGTTACGCTGCACCTTATCGGCAGCCATGGTCCGACATACTTTCAGCGTTACCCGAAGGACAAGGCGTTCTTTCAGCCGGACTGTCCACGTGCCGATATAGAAAACTGCAGTGTCGAACAAATAGTCAATAGTTATGACAACACTATTCGATACACAGACTATGTACTAGAACAAGCGATTGAGAAACTCACAACACTGGAAGACGAATACAACACGGCTTTGGTTTACCTTTCTGACCATGGTGAATCTCTAGGTGAAAACGGAATGTTCCTGCATGGCATGCCTTATAGTCTCGCACCTGATACCCAAAAACGAGTGCCGTTTATGATGTGGATGTCACCAAGCTTTAAGCAGGCAAAACAGCTTGATACCGATTGTTTGACCCAAGAAGCGCAAAGCGTGGGCAAGTACTCGCAAGATAATGTCTTCCACTCGCTGTTAGGCATTATGGATGTTCAAACCAACGCGTATGACGGTGCACTGGACATTTTCAAAACATGTCGCACGCCAAATGCCTAA
- a CDS encoding isoamylase early set domain-containing protein produces the protein MLKKRFFKTKDEVEVTFELDREQRESVKIAGDFNNWQPEPMKLVKTSGQFKFKTRLPKEQNIQFRYLLNEAEWENDPQADAYVPNGFGSDNSVVCTSEQPS, from the coding sequence ATGCTTAAAAAAAGATTTTTTAAAACCAAAGATGAAGTTGAAGTCACCTTTGAACTTGATAGAGAGCAGCGTGAGTCGGTAAAAATTGCGGGAGACTTTAACAACTGGCAGCCAGAACCAATGAAGCTGGTTAAAACCAGCGGCCAGTTTAAGTTTAAAACCCGCTTACCGAAGGAGCAAAACATTCAATTCCGTTACCTGTTGAATGAAGCTGAATGGGAAAACGATCCTCAGGCCGACGCTTATGTTCCAAATGGCTTTGGTAGTGATAACAGTGTTGTTTGCACCAGTGAGCAGCCCTCTTAA
- a CDS encoding HD domain-containing protein, translated as MTSLSKAEPLFLEFMQQEMQIDAAHDLSHVKRVAKTAKQLAEQEGAQLEVVLPAAYLHDCFTYPKDHPNRKQSSAIAAKKAIAFLESIDYPRHFHDEIAHAIEAHSFSANIRPNTLEAKIVQDADRLDALGAIGVTRCIQVSTQFDAKLYDHQDIFAEERALDDKQFTLDHFQTKLFKIVDTMNTHSAKQEAQRRKAFMQSYLGQLREEVAE; from the coding sequence ATGACCTCATTAAGCAAAGCCGAACCCCTATTCTTAGAGTTCATGCAGCAAGAGATGCAAATCGATGCCGCTCACGATCTCAGTCACGTAAAACGTGTCGCCAAAACCGCGAAACAGCTCGCTGAGCAAGAGGGTGCACAATTGGAAGTTGTCTTGCCAGCTGCCTATTTGCATGACTGCTTTACTTACCCCAAAGATCATCCTAACCGAAAGCAAAGCTCAGCGATTGCCGCTAAAAAAGCCATCGCATTTTTGGAAAGTATCGACTATCCACGTCATTTCCACGACGAAATTGCCCACGCGATAGAAGCACACAGTTTCAGTGCTAATATTCGTCCTAACACACTCGAAGCCAAGATCGTACAGGATGCTGATCGTCTGGATGCGCTCGGTGCGATCGGCGTAACCCGCTGTATTCAGGTGAGTACTCAGTTCGATGCCAAGCTGTACGATCACCAAGACATATTTGCTGAAGAACGTGCCCTAGATGACAAACAATTTACGCTTGATCATTTTCAGACCAAGTTGTTTAAAATTGTCGATACGATGAACACCCACTCAGCCAAACAGGAAGCACAAAGACGCAAAGCGTTTATGCAAAGCTATTTGGGCCAATTACGCGAAGAGGTTGCGGAGTAA
- a CDS encoding YccF domain-containing protein, with protein sequence MRTLGNIIWFVLGGVFMGLLWWFFGILAFISIIGIPWGRACFVMGNFSFFPFGQEAISRDELTNEMDIGTSPLGIIGNIVWFVFAGVWLAIGHIISAVACFVTIIGIPFALQHLKLAMISLAPIGKTVVSKEEAAMARFNNNR encoded by the coding sequence ATGAGAACTCTTGGCAACATCATCTGGTTTGTGTTGGGTGGCGTGTTTATGGGATTGCTGTGGTGGTTTTTCGGCATCCTGGCCTTCATCAGCATTATTGGCATCCCGTGGGGACGTGCTTGCTTCGTCATGGGTAACTTTTCGTTTTTCCCATTCGGACAGGAAGCCATTTCACGCGATGAACTGACCAACGAGATGGACATCGGTACCAGCCCACTTGGCATTATTGGCAACATAGTGTGGTTTGTGTTTGCAGGTGTCTGGCTGGCAATCGGTCATATCATTTCCGCCGTTGCGTGCTTCGTTACCATCATTGGTATTCCGTTTGCGCTTCAGCACCTGAAACTGGCGATGATTTCTCTTGCGCCAATTGGTAAAACTGTCGTATCGAAAGAAGAAGCTGCAATGGCGCGCTTCAATAACAATCGATAA
- a CDS encoding peroxiredoxin has protein sequence MIQQGQALPSATVSELTADGMANHDVTELFANKKVVLFAVPGAFTPTCSEAHLPGYVVLADQLKAKGVDLIACIATNDAFVMHAWGEAQNASEIMMLGDGDASFTKALGLEMDTGSFGGIRSQRYAMIVDNGVVTTLNVEAPKEFEVSNAETILAAL, from the coding sequence ATGATTCAACAAGGCCAAGCACTACCTTCTGCGACTGTCAGTGAGCTAACCGCCGATGGCATGGCAAACCATGACGTGACTGAGCTATTTGCGAATAAAAAAGTGGTGCTGTTTGCTGTTCCTGGTGCGTTCACGCCGACTTGTTCAGAAGCACACTTGCCAGGCTATGTTGTTTTGGCTGATCAGCTAAAAGCAAAAGGCGTTGATCTCATTGCATGTATCGCAACAAATGACGCGTTTGTTATGCACGCATGGGGTGAAGCTCAAAATGCTTCTGAGATTATGATGCTGGGTGACGGTGATGCTAGCTTCACTAAAGCACTTGGTTTGGAAATGGATACCGGCAGTTTTGGTGGTATTCGCTCGCAACGTTACGCGATGATTGTTGATAATGGTGTCGTGACCACACTTAACGTCGAAGCACCAAAAGAGTTTGAAGTGAGCAACGCAGAAACGATTCTTGCTGCGCTTTAA
- a CDS encoding glutathione peroxidase, with protein sequence MTARIQNFVLLVLLSLSANAFASSCPDILQGKQRLLNSTDEIDLCEQFKGKTLLVVNTASQCGFTPQFEQLESLHQTYKDKNFAVIGFPSNDFNQDKGSEANSAKICYLDYGVTFPMMARGSVTGGDANPVFSEISQQAGITPRWNFYKFLINKEGKVIATFPSSTSPTSTTLTSMIEQQL encoded by the coding sequence ATGACAGCAAGAATACAAAACTTTGTCTTACTCGTATTACTCAGCCTGAGCGCCAATGCTTTCGCTTCAAGCTGCCCGGATATCCTTCAGGGTAAGCAAAGGTTACTCAACTCCACTGATGAAATTGACTTATGTGAGCAATTTAAAGGTAAGACATTGCTTGTGGTAAACACAGCCAGTCAATGTGGCTTTACGCCGCAATTCGAACAGTTAGAATCCCTCCACCAAACGTATAAAGATAAAAATTTCGCTGTGATAGGTTTTCCAAGCAATGATTTCAACCAAGATAAAGGCAGTGAAGCGAATTCGGCAAAAATTTGCTACCTCGATTATGGCGTCACCTTTCCGATGATGGCACGAGGCTCTGTAACGGGCGGCGATGCGAACCCAGTCTTTAGTGAGATTAGCCAACAAGCAGGGATTACTCCAAGGTGGAACTTCTATAAGTTTCTGATTAACAAAGAAGGCAAAGTTATTGCGACGTTCCCAAGTTCGACGTCTCCTACTAGTACTACGCTTACTAGTATGATTGAACAACAATTGTAG
- a CDS encoding Gfo/Idh/MocA family oxidoreductase: MKIGIIGLGDIAQKAYLPVITQLPNIDLVFCTRNANTLSALAQQYRVAETCQDYQQLIHFGIDAVMIHAATSVHFQIAEYFLKQGIPTFVDKPLADNAAEVEKLYEISAQTNQPLYVGFNRRHIPLYNQHMQGAQTGDLTGLKSLRWEKHRYNQPGDVRTFIFDDFIHPLDSVNIVAKANLQDVYLTHQFDGTQLARLDVQWQHGETLLHASMNRHFGITTERVQACYANQAIEFDSFVEGKRWQENQEQKLSLKDWTPMLTSKGFHAMLLDWFAVIESGTLAHRVVERNIASHQLAEAICQQIEHAV; encoded by the coding sequence ATGAAAATTGGCATCATCGGCTTAGGCGATATTGCGCAAAAGGCTTACCTTCCGGTTATCACTCAGCTCCCCAATATTGACTTGGTATTTTGTACCAGAAATGCAAATACCCTGAGCGCTCTGGCTCAACAGTACCGAGTTGCAGAAACCTGTCAGGATTATCAGCAGCTAATTCACTTTGGCATCGATGCCGTCATGATACACGCCGCTACTAGCGTCCACTTTCAAATCGCGGAATACTTTTTAAAACAAGGTATTCCAACCTTTGTAGATAAACCTCTGGCTGACAATGCCGCAGAGGTCGAAAAGCTGTATGAGATTTCGGCTCAGACGAATCAACCTCTTTATGTTGGCTTCAATCGTCGCCATATCCCGCTCTACAATCAACACATGCAAGGGGCACAAACGGGAGACCTCACTGGATTGAAGTCACTTCGCTGGGAAAAGCATCGATATAACCAGCCGGGCGATGTACGTACTTTTATTTTTGACGACTTCATTCATCCGTTAGACAGTGTGAACATTGTGGCCAAAGCCAACCTGCAAGACGTTTACCTCACCCATCAATTTGACGGGACTCAGTTGGCCAGACTGGATGTGCAATGGCAGCATGGTGAGACACTTCTGCATGCTTCGATGAATCGCCATTTTGGTATCACGACGGAGCGCGTACAGGCTTGTTACGCGAATCAAGCCATCGAGTTCGACTCATTTGTCGAAGGCAAACGCTGGCAAGAAAACCAAGAGCAAAAGTTAAGCTTGAAGGATTGGACGCCAATGCTGACCAGCAAAGGCTTCCATGCCATGCTGTTGGATTGGTTTGCGGTCATTGAGAGCGGGACATTAGCTCATCGTGTCGTAGAGCGTAATATCGCCAGTCATCAATTGGCAGAAGCGATTTGCCAACAAATAGAACACGCTGTTTGA
- a CDS encoding thiol:disulfide interchange protein DsbA/DsbL, whose product MKKLLALCTTLLLAISAHAAQFEEGKHYKVLEAEKAAKPTVTEFFSFYCPHCYKFESLVENLKPALPEEARFEKIHVSFMGGNMAVPMAKSYATMISLGVEDKMIPVMFAQIHQKRAAPKDEAELKQVFTDYGVDGKKFDAAYNSFAVNSMQKRFDQEFKASTLTGVPGVIVNNKYIVIPNEISSYDEYNELVNYLLTL is encoded by the coding sequence ATGAAGAAATTACTTGCGCTATGCACCACCCTTTTACTTGCGATATCGGCCCATGCTGCCCAGTTTGAAGAGGGGAAACACTATAAGGTGCTTGAGGCGGAGAAAGCGGCAAAACCCACAGTGACAGAGTTTTTCTCTTTTTACTGTCCACACTGTTATAAATTTGAAAGCTTGGTTGAAAATCTGAAACCAGCGTTACCTGAAGAGGCGCGATTTGAAAAAATCCATGTGTCATTTATGGGCGGCAACATGGCGGTTCCTATGGCGAAGTCTTACGCTACGATGATATCGCTAGGGGTAGAAGATAAGATGATTCCGGTGATGTTCGCTCAGATCCACCAAAAGCGTGCGGCACCGAAAGACGAAGCTGAACTAAAGCAAGTCTTCACAGATTATGGCGTGGACGGTAAAAAGTTTGACGCAGCGTACAACAGCTTTGCTGTGAACTCGATGCAAAAGCGTTTCGACCAAGAGTTCAAAGCCAGCACGTTGACTGGGGTGCCAGGGGTGATTGTGAACAACAAGTACATTGTCATTCCCAATGAAATCAGTTCTTACGATGAGTATAACGAGTTAGTTAACTACTTACTGACTCTTTAA
- the ribB gene encoding 3,4-dihydroxy-2-butanone-4-phosphate synthase, which translates to MNQSSLLAEFGDPITRVDNALTALQEGRGVLLLDDEDRENEGDIIYSVEHLTNEQMALMIRECSGIVCLCLTDAQADKLELPPMVVNNNSANQTAFTVSIEAKVGVTTGVSAADRVTTIKTAANPHAKPDDLARPGHVFPLRARPGGVMTRRGHTEGTIDLMQMAGLQPAGVLCEVTNPDGTMAKTPELVAFGRLHNMPVLTIEDMVAYRNQFDLKLA; encoded by the coding sequence ATGAATCAGTCATCTCTACTTGCCGAATTCGGCGACCCAATTACACGTGTTGATAACGCACTTACCGCACTGCAGGAAGGCCGTGGTGTGCTTCTGCTTGATGATGAAGACCGCGAAAATGAAGGCGACATTATCTACTCAGTAGAGCACCTAACTAATGAACAAATGGCACTGATGATCCGTGAATGCAGCGGTATCGTGTGTCTGTGTTTAACGGATGCTCAAGCAGACAAGCTAGAGCTACCACCAATGGTTGTGAACAACAATAGTGCAAACCAAACCGCATTTACGGTTTCAATTGAAGCAAAAGTTGGCGTAACGACAGGTGTATCTGCAGCAGACCGTGTTACCACAATCAAAACCGCTGCCAATCCGCACGCAAAACCAGACGATTTAGCACGCCCTGGCCACGTGTTTCCTTTACGTGCTCGTCCTGGCGGCGTGATGACTCGCCGAGGCCATACTGAAGGCACGATTGACCTGATGCAAATGGCTGGGCTTCAACCTGCTGGCGTCTTGTGTGAAGTGACCAACCCAGATGGCACAATGGCGAAAACACCGGAACTTGTTGCCTTTGGCCGTCTTCACAATATGCCAGTGCTTACCATTGAAGATATGGTCGCGTACCGCAATCAATTCGATTTGAAGTTGGCGTAA
- a CDS encoding pirin family protein produces MSKTREIRQVIPSQPTADGDGVKIRRVAGFNNASFSPFLMVDELKSDNRSDYIGGFPPHPHRGIETLTYMLKGHFQHRDHMNNVGELRSGGAQWMAAGRGVIHSEMPIMQDGELHGFQIWINQLAKNKMQPAQYHDFQPETITEVDDKDVGLVRIIAGELNINGNRTVGPLTKTGVEATVADWRPHTDATLQLVTEPNHNMMVYVYQGNVETQQRVIKQGEMALLSPGELVALKANGASGALLFIGEPINEPVVHYGPFVMNSIEEIEQAIQDYNAGLFETY; encoded by the coding sequence ATGAGTAAGACAAGAGAAATCCGTCAGGTGATTCCTTCCCAGCCCACTGCAGATGGAGACGGAGTTAAAATCCGTCGCGTAGCTGGGTTCAATAATGCCAGTTTTTCACCATTTTTGATGGTAGATGAACTGAAGTCTGACAACCGATCTGACTATATTGGTGGTTTTCCTCCACATCCTCATCGAGGCATTGAGACACTGACTTATATGTTGAAAGGACATTTTCAACATCGTGATCACATGAATAATGTCGGTGAACTTCGTTCGGGTGGAGCACAGTGGATGGCTGCGGGCCGTGGTGTTATTCATAGTGAAATGCCAATAATGCAAGACGGTGAGCTGCATGGTTTTCAGATTTGGATTAATCAGCTAGCAAAAAATAAAATGCAGCCTGCTCAGTACCACGACTTTCAACCGGAAACCATCACGGAAGTGGATGATAAAGACGTCGGTCTGGTTCGTATCATTGCAGGGGAATTGAACATAAATGGCAACCGAACAGTTGGTCCGCTAACGAAAACGGGTGTCGAAGCTACGGTTGCTGATTGGCGACCACACACAGATGCGACGCTCCAGTTAGTCACTGAGCCGAATCACAACATGATGGTTTATGTCTATCAAGGCAACGTTGAGACTCAACAGCGCGTGATCAAACAAGGTGAGATGGCACTTTTGTCTCCAGGAGAGTTGGTTGCTCTGAAGGCAAATGGCGCAAGCGGTGCACTACTTTTCATTGGCGAGCCAATTAACGAGCCAGTGGTTCACTATGGTCCCTTTGTGATGAATAGCATTGAAGAAATCGAACAAGCAATTCAAGACTACAATGCGGGACTATTTGAAACTTATTAG
- a CDS encoding adenosine deaminase encodes MNAFIQDLPKVELHLHIEGSLEPELLFKLAKRNNIDIPYASPSELREAYQFEDLQSFLDLYYQGANALRTEQDFYDLTWEYLEHCKADNVIHTEIFFDPQTHTERGIDFDTVINGISRALKDGQEKLGITSQIIACFLRHLSEESAIETLQSILKHRDKIIGVGLDSSEKGHPPAKFERVFQQAKAAGLLTVAHAGEEGPAQNISDSIEMLQVSRVDHGVRCVENKALVASLIDSKMPLTVCPLSNIKLCVFDDMKQHNIVDLLRQGVAVTINSDDPAYFGGYMTDNFLAVSQAHPMSNDEIAQFTLNAIEASFIDDEMKANYRSLVEQYVERHSSL; translated from the coding sequence ATGAACGCATTTATTCAAGATCTTCCAAAAGTAGAGTTGCACTTACATATCGAAGGCTCACTAGAGCCAGAGTTGCTGTTCAAGCTCGCTAAACGCAACAATATTGACATCCCATACGCATCCCCTAGTGAATTGCGTGAAGCTTATCAGTTTGAAGATTTACAATCTTTTCTCGACCTTTACTATCAGGGGGCGAACGCTTTACGTACGGAGCAAGATTTTTATGATCTAACCTGGGAGTATTTAGAACACTGCAAGGCCGATAACGTCATTCATACGGAAATCTTTTTTGATCCTCAAACTCATACTGAGCGCGGCATTGATTTTGATACTGTGATTAATGGAATCAGTCGCGCGCTAAAAGATGGTCAAGAGAAACTTGGAATCACTTCTCAGATCATTGCGTGTTTCCTCCGTCATCTATCGGAAGAAAGCGCAATCGAAACGCTTCAGTCTATCCTTAAGCACCGCGACAAAATTATTGGTGTCGGCTTGGATTCTTCTGAAAAAGGGCACCCACCAGCAAAATTTGAGCGCGTGTTCCAACAAGCGAAAGCGGCGGGTCTACTTACGGTTGCACACGCAGGTGAAGAAGGTCCAGCACAGAATATCTCTGATTCGATTGAGATGTTGCAAGTCAGCCGTGTCGATCATGGTGTGCGATGCGTGGAAAATAAAGCGTTGGTTGCCTCTCTCATCGACAGCAAAATGCCTCTTACCGTCTGCCCCCTATCGAACATTAAGCTGTGTGTCTTCGATGATATGAAGCAGCACAACATTGTCGATCTTCTTCGTCAAGGCGTTGCTGTGACTATCAACTCTGATGATCCTGCTTACTTTGGTGGTTATATGACGGACAATTTCCTCGCCGTAAGTCAGGCACATCCAATGAGCAACGATGAGATCGCGCAGTTCACTCTCAATGCCATAGAGGCAAGCTTTATTGATGATGAAATGAAAGCCAACTATCGTTCTTTAGTTGAACAATACGTTGAACGTCATTCTTCGTTGTAA
- a CDS encoding DUF3429 domain-containing protein yields the protein MTTTRSTILRLGYLGLIPFLFSLLLIITNTTLFNLSGHQFFIAYSAVILSFLSGVLWGNGIDHYYHRLSRNILVLSNLFVLLAWGALLQGHTHYVTAILLLAAGYIAVWYSEKLIRKVEQEIDPKGYQGMRGKLTCTVLLMHGIVLFA from the coding sequence ATGACAACCACTCGTTCTACCATATTGCGGCTGGGCTATTTAGGGCTGATCCCTTTCTTATTTAGTTTGCTGTTGATTATCACTAACACCACTTTGTTTAATTTAAGTGGCCATCAATTCTTTATTGCCTACAGTGCGGTGATCTTAAGCTTCTTGTCTGGTGTGTTGTGGGGTAATGGCATCGACCACTACTACCACCGCTTGAGTCGCAATATTTTAGTTCTGAGTAATCTGTTTGTTTTACTCGCTTGGGGTGCACTGCTCCAGGGACATACTCACTACGTCACGGCCATTCTACTCCTCGCTGCGGGTTACATTGCGGTCTGGTACTCTGAAAAGCTGATTAGGAAGGTAGAACAGGAGATTGACCCAAAAGGTTATCAAGGAATGCGTGGAAAGCTCACCTGCACAGTGCTGCTTATGCATGGCATCGTGCTGTTTGCTTGA
- a CDS encoding cold-shock protein, producing MSKVTGSVKWFNETKGFGFLSQDNGGQDVFVHFNAIVADGFKTLTEGQKVSFNVEQGNKGPQATEVTPL from the coding sequence ATGTCTAAAGTAACTGGCTCAGTAAAATGGTTTAACGAAACTAAAGGTTTCGGCTTCCTATCTCAAGACAACGGCGGCCAAGATGTCTTCGTACATTTCAACGCGATTGTTGCTGACGGTTTCAAAACTTTGACTGAAGGTCAGAAAGTAAGCTTTAACGTAGAGCAAGGTAACAAAGGTCCTCAAGCGACTGAAGTTACTCCTCTATAA